One part of the Candidatus Anaeroferrophillus wilburensis genome encodes these proteins:
- a CDS encoding GAF domain-containing protein, which produces MSGSEDSLQHRIDLQKQLPLLNRVGSSLRHTHDFPQVCKTIVSGIIAETVAENCSLYVIDAARKSLYLRAAMGRQDASPVFFHDELSDESGYFRLGEGILGRAALQKSPFLVEDAGQSPDFLLIASSPITVKSLLCVPIIDGDELLGGINLSHSQQGVFDEQLQRSLEVVADQAAKALRNSLLIIELQQFNQRLEQEVAKGYRRLADSERRYRFLVEQAADGIVTVKNGVIDYANPQFWRLAGYDDPPSDIVLADVLDLPGRQQIMTPCQYLEAREQEEACTLPEFHFETQLKHFHNLPVKVEVTGCRVSDAEGVTQQFYVRDISGRLHLDKMKDTFFASLVHELKNPITVINSYLQIMTADAAGYGKKRQKIIVDLDKTSKRLMALLNDILTYSRLKCVQQDVRLKRWLINDEIYRTIEYFQPLVEKKKITVITELQAGMTPFLFDREKIGRVLVNLMDNAIKFTPAGGSLTWRTKVIDVASSTFTQQFSAAGAVLPLADTRTVKGVSVSLEDTGVGVPADNSQVVFDEFFTSTHGEGTGLGLAISRKIVQCHGGTISAERTSRGSKFIFMLPMRLVAE; this is translated from the coding sequence ATGTCCGGCAGCGAGGATTCTTTGCAGCACCGTATTGACCTCCAAAAGCAATTGCCCCTGCTTAATCGGGTCGGCAGTTCGTTGCGTCATACCCATGACTTTCCTCAGGTTTGTAAAACGATTGTCAGCGGCATCATTGCTGAAACCGTAGCGGAAAACTGTTCTCTCTACGTGATTGATGCAGCCAGGAAAAGTCTTTATCTTCGAGCTGCCATGGGTCGCCAGGATGCTTCGCCGGTTTTTTTTCATGATGAATTGTCGGATGAGAGCGGTTATTTTCGTTTGGGTGAGGGAATCCTTGGCCGGGCGGCCCTGCAAAAAAGTCCTTTCCTGGTTGAAGATGCCGGCCAGAGCCCTGATTTTCTCCTGATTGCCTCATCTCCCATAACTGTTAAATCGCTGTTGTGTGTGCCGATCATTGATGGTGATGAGCTGCTCGGCGGGATTAACCTCAGCCATTCGCAACAGGGTGTTTTCGATGAACAGCTGCAGCGCTCTCTGGAAGTGGTGGCTGACCAGGCTGCCAAAGCGTTGAGGAATTCCCTGCTGATTATTGAATTGCAGCAGTTCAATCAGCGCCTGGAGCAGGAAGTGGCAAAAGGCTATCGCCGGCTGGCAGATTCGGAGAGGAGGTACCGGTTTCTGGTTGAACAGGCTGCGGATGGCATTGTCACCGTCAAAAATGGTGTTATCGACTATGCCAATCCCCAATTCTGGCGGTTGGCCGGTTATGATGATCCCCCCTCCGACATAGTGCTTGCTGACGTGCTGGATCTGCCCGGCCGGCAGCAGATCATGACTCCCTGCCAATACCTGGAAGCGAGGGAACAGGAGGAAGCCTGCACCCTGCCGGAGTTCCATTTTGAGACACAGTTAAAACATTTCCATAATCTGCCGGTGAAAGTAGAGGTAACCGGCTGCCGGGTATCCGATGCTGAAGGGGTGACCCAGCAGTTTTACGTCAGAGATATCAGCGGCAGGCTGCACCTTGATAAGATGAAAGACACGTTTTTCGCTTCCCTGGTCCATGAACTGAAAAATCCCATCACGGTGATCAACAGTTACCTGCAGATTATGACTGCCGATGCCGCCGGCTATGGAAAAAAGCGGCAGAAAATTATTGTTGATCTGGACAAGACAAGCAAACGTCTGATGGCGTTGCTCAATGATATTCTTACCTATAGCCGACTGAAGTGCGTCCAGCAGGATGTCCGCCTCAAACGTTGGCTGATCAATGATGAAATTTATCGGACGATTGAATATTTCCAGCCCCTGGTGGAAAAAAAGAAGATTACCGTGATTACCGAACTGCAGGCGGGGATGACGCCGTTCCTGTTTGATCGGGAAAAAATTGGTCGGGTGCTGGTTAATCTGATGGATAATGCAATTAAATTTACCCCTGCCGGCGGCAGTCTTACCTGGCGCACGAAGGTGATTGATGTTGCCAGCTCCACGTTTACGCAGCAGTTTTCTGCTGCCGGAGCTGTCCTGCCGCTGGCTGACACGAGAACGGTGAAAGGGGTGAGCGTTTCGCTGGAGGATACCGGTGTCGGCGTGCCAGCAGATAATAGCCAGGTGGTTTTTGATGAATTTTTCACCAGTACCCATGGCGAAGGTACAGGACTGGGGTTGGCTATCAGCCGCAAAATTGTTCAGTGCCACGGTGGGACGATTAGCGCTGAACGTACCTCCCGGGGCAGTAAGTTTATTTTCATGTTGCCTATGCGTCTTGTTGCTGAATAA
- the amrS gene encoding AmmeMemoRadiSam system radical SAM enzyme, with translation MKEAMLYEQLAENRVKCHLCAHECRLADGKRGVCGVRENRNGVLYSLVYDKIIASHVDPIEKKPLYHVLPGSLSYSIATPGCNFRCRHCQNYEISQMPHDRDILLGEQKSPQEIVAAALRSGCETVAYTYTEPTVYFELAYDTACEARARGLKNVFVSNGFMTAEAAAAIAPFLDAINIDVKSFSETFYREVCGARLQPVLDTIRRLHDLGVWIEITTLVIPGYNDSDDELGRIAEFVFSVSPSIPWHVTGFYPTYKLTDAPPTPVVTLRHARQIGLQTGLRYVYEGNRPGEGGESTTCHACGSLLIERYGFSIRKNRLENGCCPDCQAPVDGVFA, from the coding sequence ATGAAAGAAGCAATGCTGTATGAACAGTTGGCTGAAAACCGGGTGAAATGCCATCTTTGTGCCCATGAATGTCGCCTGGCTGACGGTAAGCGGGGGGTGTGCGGGGTTCGGGAAAACCGCAATGGCGTTTTGTATTCCCTGGTCTATGATAAGATTATTGCCTCCCATGTCGATCCCATCGAAAAAAAGCCCCTTTACCATGTTCTGCCGGGCAGTCTGAGCTATTCCATTGCCACCCCCGGCTGTAACTTCCGCTGCCGTCATTGTCAGAATTATGAGATTTCCCAGATGCCCCATGATCGTGATATTCTGTTGGGTGAACAGAAAAGTCCCCAGGAGATTGTGGCGGCGGCGCTCCGGTCTGGTTGTGAAACGGTTGCCTACACCTATACTGAACCCACCGTTTATTTCGAGCTTGCCTATGATACAGCCTGCGAGGCCCGGGCCCGGGGGCTGAAAAATGTTTTTGTTAGCAATGGTTTTATGACCGCCGAGGCTGCTGCTGCCATTGCCCCTTTCCTCGATGCCATTAATATCGATGTGAAAAGCTTCAGTGAGACCTTCTACCGTGAGGTCTGCGGAGCCCGTCTGCAGCCGGTGCTGGATACTATCCGTCGTCTGCACGACCTGGGTGTCTGGATCGAAATTACCACCCTTGTTATTCCCGGTTACAATGATAGCGATGATGAACTGGGCCGGATTGCGGAGTTTGTTTTTTCCGTTTCACCGTCGATTCCCTGGCATGTGACCGGTTTCTATCCAACCTACAAGCTGACTGATGCTCCTCCGACCCCAGTGGTCACCCTGCGGCATGCCCGTCAGATCGGGTTGCAGACCGGGCTGAGGTATGTGTATGAGGGTAATCGCCCCGGAGAAGGGGGGGAGTCGACCACCTGTCATGCCTGCGGCAGCCTGCTGATTGAACGGTATGGTTTCAGCATCCGGAAAAACCGGCTGGAAAATGGCTGCTGTCCTGATTGTCAGGCGCCTGTTGATGGTGTGTTTGCCTAG